Proteins encoded together in one Xenopus laevis strain J_2021 chromosome 6L, Xenopus_laevis_v10.1, whole genome shotgun sequence window:
- the LOC121394519 gene encoding oocyte zinc finger protein XlCOF6-like, protein MVRTGEPLVLLDLDSPRVQEKAIGWKNYNPQKATMDKNIKSTLRLKRTKRSVISSAQSTIKPFVCTKCKRRFCSNGELLSHKRIHTGRPFVCSVCGKYFSDRIILQAHQWLHTGEKPFTCTQCNENFLYKRNLHQHQQIHQKHKPYVCSTCGKQLKSKPSLDRHMKTHSNVNPFACSECSKSFRFQTHFQMHQRIHTGAKPYTCNECGKSFAQCGVFKIHCQIHTGEKPFACSVEKCGKRFRSKVGLQEHLLCHTGEKPFSCSECKKSFRSKSNLSSHQRVHAGEKPHECEECGKCFRIKVNLKSHRLTHIGMKSFECSECGRRFSRKHALIEHQLIHTGEKPFECATCGRRFRLKCNLDKHQLVHTGETPYVCTECGMGYKEKRSLVAHLRTHTGEAGIPCTECRKTFLSEKSLKNHMQTHTGLKPFACKECGKSFSNKAYFESHKLMHAGIKPFECTECGKQFLLKQLLKSHQLIHTEETPFVCPECGQGYKSKQGLQNHLLCHTGETNFTCKECGKKFLLQKHLNRHKLTHSSEKPFICSECGKRFSRKDGLRMHQLIHTGEKPYVCTECGTSFRVRPQLRIHLRTHTGETPFKCKDCGRVFATGTKLQVHKVTHTGEKPFTCEKCGKSFTQKANLNTHQLTHTGGKNFKCEECGKCFSRKDYLRVHQRFHTGEKPYKCNECEESFCRKDLLQTHELSHT, encoded by the coding sequence ATGGTGAGAACTGGAGAACCCCTGGTGTTGCTGGATTTAGACTCACCTAGGGTGCAGGAAAAAGCAATTGGTTGGAAGAACTACAATCCACAAAAAGCTACAAtggacaaaaatataaaaagtactttACGATTAAAAAGAACAAAGAGAAGTGTGATCTCTAGTGCCCAGAGCACCATCAAACCTTTTGTCTGTACAAAGTGTAAGAGACGATTCTGTAGCAATGGAGAACTTCTCTCCCACAAACGTATTCACACTGGGAGGCCATTTGTCTGTTCTGTTTGTGGGAAATATTTCTCAGACAGAATCATCCTCCAAGCGCACCAGTGGCTTCAtactggggagaaaccattcacctgcactCAGTGTAATGAAAACTTTCTGTACAAAAGAAACCTTCATCAACATCAGCAAATCCACCAAAAACACAAACCATATGTCTGTTCTACATGTGGGAAACAACTGAAGAGCAAACCATCTCTTGATCGGCACATGAAAACTCACAGCAACGTAAACCCGTTTGCCTGTTCTGAGTGCAGCAAATCCTTCCGATTCCAGACCCATTTTCAGATGCACCAAAGAATCCACACTGGAGCGAAACCATATACTTGTAATGAATGTGGAAAAAGCTTTGCCCAGTGTGGAGTATTTAAGATCCACTGCCAAATTCACACTGGTGAAAAACCATTTGCTTGTTCTGTGGAAAAATGTGGAAAAAGATTTAGGTCAAAAGTGGGTCTCCAGGAGCACCTGTTGTGTCACACTGGGGAAAAGCCATTTTCCTGCTCGGAGTGTAAGAAATCCTTTAGATCAAAGTCAAATCTTTCGAGTCACCAACGTGTTCACGCCGGAGAGAAACCACATGAGTGCgaagaatgtgggaaatgtttccgGATAAAGGTTAATCTTAAATCGCACAGACTAACCCACATCGGGATGAAATCATTTGAATGCTCCGAGTGTGGGAGAAGATTTAGTCGCAAACACGCACTAATTGAGCACCAGTTAATTCACACTGGGGAGAAGCCATTTGAATGTGCCACGTGTGGGAGAAGGTTTAGACTTAAATGTAACTTGGATAAGCACCAGTTAGTCCACACTGGGGAGACGCCCTATGTCTGTACTGAGTGTGGAATGGGCTACAAGGAGAAAAGGAGTCTGGTCGCTCATCTTCGGACTCACACAGGAGAGGCAGGTATTCCTTGTACTGAGTGTAGGAAAACCTTCCTATCGGAGAAAAGCCTTAAAAACCACATGCAGACACACACTGGGTTAAAGCCTTTTGCCTGTAAAGAGTGTGGGAAATCCTTCTCAAATAAGGCATATTTTGAGTCTCACAAGCTAATGCATGCTGGGATAAAGCCCTTTGAATGTACCGAGTGTGGAAAGCAGTTCCTGCTGAAGCAACTTTTAAAAAGTCACCAGTTGATTCACACTGAAGAGACACCTTTTGTCTGTCCGGAGTGTGGGCAGGGGTACAAGAGCAAGCAAGGCCTCCAAAATCACCTTCTCTGTCACACAGGGGAGACAAATTTTACATGTAAAGAGTGTGGTAAAAAATTCCTTTTGCAGAAACACCTCAATAGACACAAACTGACACATAGTTCAGAGAAACCATTTATATGCTCCGAATGTGGGAAACGGTTCAGCCGCAAAGATGGACTCCGAATGCACCAGCTaatccacacaggggagaagcCTTATGTCTGTACGGAGTGTGGGACAAGCTTTAGGGTTAGACCTCAACTCCGAATTCATCTTCGCACTCACACTGGAGAGACGCCATTTAAATGCAAAGACTGCGGGAGAGTTTTTGCAACAGGCACAAAACTCCAGGTCCATAAAGTGACACACACCGGGGAAAAACCATTTACCTGTGAGAAGTGCGGCAAGAGCTTCACACAGAAGGCGAATCTAAACACTCACCAGCTGACTCACACTGGGGGAAAGAACTTTAAGTGCGAGGAGTGTGGGAAATGCTTCTCCCGTAAAGATTACCTCCGAGTTCATCAGCGGtttcacactggggagaaaccataTAAATGCAATGAGTGTGAGGAAAGCTTCTGTCGGAAGGATCTTCTTCAGACTCATGAGTTGTCTCATACTTGA